In the Sphingomonas sp. LM7 genome, one interval contains:
- a CDS encoding TonB-dependent receptor domain-containing protein: protein MKLSQLLGASALASATFLIPQVAFAQASQPAEAGQVDNTATAEEETTIVVTGSRIRRPNDDSPVPVTTVTAEEIFETGRVSVGDVLNDLPQLRTSMGSQNSTSGLGTRGVNFLDLRGLGRARTLALINGRRQTSADIINNGNAIDINTLPTDLIERVDIVTGGNSSIYGSDAIAGVVNFILKDSYDGVQIRAQSGISTYGDAGNQYVSLVAGKNFAEGRGNIAINAEFAHQDDYYASGRPNLRQNDAFVIVDTDTGASFDSVPDRLYYRDIRSATIGLGGQVGIRYANTPTAPCGVDAVGSSYTCGFLFQPGGTLTPQQGLRIGLGPNGNYVGGNGTSSREGKLTALSPDLKRYVFNALGHFEVSPAFQPYFEAKYVRTEAFGTQSGPFFSQGQTLGDGVAIAGFNDRSYASATGGAAGGVVNREGIRLDNPFLSAAARATITGQLTAAINSGVNPNTGTAYGTTAAGLANQATSLAQIAAGTYRFSLRRNWVDLGTRDEQMKRELYRGVLGIKGDLGSDWSYDVSANYSEHKESSVITGNVNTQRYLLALDTTTNGAGQIVCRSQVTPAYAGDDVAGNAAQLAADVAACVPLNPFGQGSVSQAALNYLVTPTTAVGKSTQFVASGFVSGNLPITLPGGAIGVSVGAEYRKETLSYDLDDLTQAGYAFYNAIPSFTSPAFEVKEVFGEISLPLIKDVTLLQELTINGSGRIADYQGGAGTVYAFSGGATWRPVRDLLLRGSYSKSVRAPYLGDLYSVPGQNFTPAPSDPCSTRNINTGSATREANCAAAGRPAGYDYVYTASLEILSGGNPNLKSETSKSITLGGVFQPSFVPGLAISVDYYDITVDDVITSPAVQSALNACYDAPDLNNQFCALFERAGAAGGPRGEQPFRILEGSYQDSPQNYAQFKARGIDTQIGYNRDFGWGKLSMKGVWTHVIQRDNFTDPARPTFKNVLAQELGDPEDNFNIGTDLQLGPLTLGHTFRYIGRMYLNTFEDYNSVNGQPAQNVDYATLPMYPSTTYHDVRFDLEVNDSFNFYGGVTNVGDTKPQYGLTGIGAGSGIYDNRGRFFYAGVTAKF, encoded by the coding sequence ATGAAGCTATCGCAACTGCTGGGAGCGTCAGCCCTCGCCAGCGCCACTTTCCTCATTCCGCAGGTCGCCTTCGCGCAGGCCAGCCAGCCCGCAGAGGCGGGGCAGGTCGACAATACCGCGACCGCCGAAGAGGAAACCACGATCGTCGTCACCGGTTCGCGCATCCGTCGCCCGAACGATGACTCGCCCGTTCCCGTCACCACGGTGACCGCAGAAGAAATCTTCGAGACCGGCCGCGTCTCAGTGGGCGACGTGCTCAACGACCTGCCGCAGCTCCGCACCTCGATGGGCTCGCAGAACTCGACCTCGGGTCTCGGTACCCGCGGCGTCAACTTCCTCGATCTTCGCGGCCTGGGCCGTGCGCGCACCCTCGCGCTGATCAACGGCCGTCGCCAGACCTCGGCCGACATCATCAACAACGGCAACGCGATCGACATCAACACGCTGCCGACCGACCTGATCGAGCGCGTCGACATCGTGACCGGCGGTAACTCGTCGATCTACGGTTCGGACGCGATCGCGGGCGTCGTGAACTTCATCCTGAAGGACAGCTACGACGGCGTTCAGATCCGCGCGCAGAGCGGCATCAGCACCTATGGCGACGCCGGCAACCAGTATGTCTCGCTCGTCGCGGGCAAGAACTTCGCCGAAGGCCGCGGCAACATCGCGATCAACGCCGAATTCGCCCACCAGGACGATTACTATGCGTCGGGCCGTCCGAACCTGCGCCAGAACGATGCCTTCGTCATTGTCGATACCGACACCGGCGCGTCGTTCGACAGCGTTCCCGATCGCCTCTATTATCGCGACATCCGCAGCGCGACGATCGGCCTCGGCGGCCAGGTCGGCATCCGTTATGCCAACACCCCGACCGCACCGTGCGGCGTCGACGCAGTCGGCTCGTCCTACACCTGCGGCTTCCTGTTCCAGCCGGGCGGCACTCTCACGCCCCAGCAGGGCCTGCGCATCGGCCTGGGCCCGAACGGCAACTATGTCGGCGGCAACGGCACCAGCAGCCGCGAAGGCAAGCTGACCGCGCTGTCGCCCGACCTGAAGCGCTATGTCTTCAACGCGCTCGGCCACTTCGAAGTCTCGCCGGCTTTCCAGCCGTACTTCGAAGCCAAGTACGTCCGCACCGAGGCTTTCGGCACGCAGAGCGGCCCGTTCTTCTCGCAGGGCCAGACGCTGGGTGACGGCGTAGCCATCGCCGGCTTCAACGATCGCTCCTACGCCTCGGCCACCGGCGGCGCAGCGGGTGGCGTGGTCAACCGCGAAGGCATCCGCCTCGACAACCCGTTCCTGTCGGCCGCAGCACGCGCGACGATCACGGGTCAGCTCACCGCGGCGATCAACTCGGGCGTCAACCCGAACACCGGCACCGCCTACGGCACCACCGCGGCAGGCCTCGCCAACCAGGCGACCTCGCTCGCGCAGATCGCTGCCGGCACCTATCGCTTCTCGCTGCGTCGCAACTGGGTCGATCTCGGCACCCGCGACGAACAGATGAAGCGTGAGCTGTATCGTGGCGTGCTCGGCATCAAGGGCGATCTCGGCTCGGACTGGAGCTACGACGTCTCGGCGAACTACAGCGAGCACAAAGAGTCGAGCGTGATCACCGGCAACGTCAACACCCAGCGCTACCTGCTGGCACTTGACACGACGACCAACGGCGCTGGCCAGATCGTCTGCCGTTCGCAGGTCACTCCGGCCTATGCCGGCGACGACGTTGCAGGCAACGCCGCACAGCTTGCTGCCGACGTCGCAGCCTGCGTTCCGCTCAACCCGTTCGGTCAGGGCTCGGTCAGCCAGGCAGCGCTCAACTACCTGGTCACCCCGACCACGGCAGTCGGCAAGTCGACCCAGTTCGTTGCCAGCGGCTTCGTGTCGGGCAACCTGCCGATCACCCTTCCGGGCGGCGCCATCGGCGTTTCGGTCGGCGCCGAGTATCGCAAGGAGACGCTCTCCTACGATCTCGACGATCTGACCCAGGCCGGTTACGCCTTCTACAACGCGATCCCGAGCTTCACGTCGCCGGCGTTCGAAGTGAAGGAAGTGTTCGGCGAAATCTCGCTGCCGCTGATCAAGGACGTCACGCTCCTCCAGGAACTGACGATCAACGGTTCGGGCCGTATCGCCGACTATCAGGGCGGCGCGGGCACTGTGTACGCGTTCAGCGGCGGCGCCACGTGGCGTCCCGTCCGCGACCTGCTGCTGCGTGGGTCGTACTCGAAGTCGGTGCGCGCACCGTATCTGGGCGATCTCTATTCGGTTCCCGGGCAGAACTTCACGCCCGCTCCGTCGGATCCCTGCTCGACGCGCAACATCAACACGGGTTCGGCAACGCGCGAAGCCAATTGCGCAGCTGCAGGCCGTCCCGCCGGCTATGACTATGTCTACACGGCATCGCTCGAGATCCTCAGCGGCGGCAACCCGAACCTGAAGTCGGAAACCTCCAAGTCGATCACCCTCGGCGGCGTGTTCCAGCCGAGCTTCGTGCCCGGTCTGGCGATCTCGGTCGACTATTACGACATCACCGTGGACGACGTGATCACGTCGCCTGCAGTGCAGTCGGCCCTCAACGCCTGCTACGACGCGCCGGATCTGAACAACCAGTTCTGCGCATTGTTCGAGCGTGCGGGTGCCGCTGGCGGCCCCCGTGGCGAGCAGCCCTTCCGCATTCTGGAAGGTTCGTATCAGGACTCGCCGCAGAACTACGCACAGTTCAAGGCGCGCGGTATCGATACGCAGATCGGCTACAATCGTGACTTCGGTTGGGGCAAGCTGAGCATGAAGGGCGTGTGGACTCACGTCATTCAGCGCGACAACTTCACCGATCCGGCACGTCCGACCTTCAAGAACGTCCTGGCTCAGGAGCTTGGCGATCCGGAGGACAACTTCAACATCGGCACCGATCTGCAGCTCGGACCGCTCACGCTGGGCCACACCTTCCGCTATATCGGTCGGATGTATCTCAACACCTTCGAGGACTATAACAGCGTGAACGGCCAGCCGGCCCAGAACGTCGATTATGCTACTCTTCCGATGTACCCGTCGACCACGTATCACGACGTGCGCTTCGACCTGGAAGTGAACGACTCGTTCAACTTCTACGGCGGCGTGACCAATGTCGGCGACACCAAGCCGCAATACGGTCTCACCGGCATCGGCGCGGGTTCGGGCATCTATGACAACCGTGGCCGCTTCTTCTACGCGGGCGTCACCGCGAAGTTCTGA
- a CDS encoding acetyl-CoA C-acetyltransferase, which yields MTDIVITAAKRTPVGSFLGAFAATPAHELGRIAIEAALEQAGVKGEEVSEVILGQVLTAAQGQNPARQASMAAGVPKEVPAWGVQQVCGSGLRAVALAYQAIKTGDATIVVAGGQESMSMSTHAQSLRPGTKMGDLSLVDTMIKDGLTDVFNGYHMGITAENLAEQYQVTRGEQDAFAVASQNKAEAARAGGKFKDEIAPVTIKGRKGDTVVADDEYIRAGATIDGVSGLRPAFKKDGTVTAANASGLNDGAAALVMMSREEAEKRGAPILATIRSWASAGVDPSIMGIGPVPASKKALEKAGWTIADLDLIEANEAFAAQALSVGKELGWDADKVNVNGGAIAIGHPIGASGARVLTTLIYEMQKRDAKKGLATLCIGGGMGIAMCIER from the coding sequence ATGACCGACATCGTCATCACTGCCGCCAAGCGCACGCCCGTGGGCAGCTTCCTCGGCGCCTTCGCCGCGACCCCGGCGCATGAGCTGGGCCGTATCGCGATCGAGGCTGCGCTGGAACAGGCCGGCGTGAAGGGCGAGGAGGTTAGCGAAGTGATCCTCGGCCAGGTGCTCACTGCGGCGCAGGGCCAGAACCCGGCACGCCAGGCATCGATGGCGGCAGGCGTACCCAAGGAAGTCCCCGCCTGGGGCGTCCAGCAAGTCTGCGGCTCGGGGCTTCGTGCGGTTGCCCTAGCCTATCAGGCGATCAAGACCGGTGACGCGACGATCGTCGTCGCGGGCGGGCAGGAATCGATGTCGATGTCCACCCACGCCCAGTCGCTGCGCCCTGGCACCAAGATGGGCGATCTCAGCCTGGTCGACACGATGATCAAGGACGGGCTGACCGACGTGTTCAACGGCTATCACATGGGCATCACTGCCGAGAACCTCGCCGAGCAATATCAGGTCACGCGCGGCGAGCAGGACGCGTTCGCGGTCGCCAGCCAGAACAAGGCGGAAGCCGCGCGCGCGGGGGGCAAGTTCAAGGACGAGATCGCGCCGGTGACGATCAAGGGCCGTAAGGGCGACACGGTCGTCGCCGACGACGAATATATCCGCGCCGGCGCGACAATCGACGGCGTCTCGGGCCTGCGCCCGGCGTTCAAGAAGGACGGCACGGTTACCGCCGCCAACGCATCGGGCCTCAACGACGGCGCCGCAGCGCTGGTGATGATGAGCCGCGAGGAAGCCGAGAAGCGCGGCGCCCCGATCCTGGCGACGATCCGGAGCTGGGCAAGCGCCGGCGTCGATCCCTCGATCATGGGCATCGGCCCGGTCCCGGCATCGAAGAAGGCATTGGAGAAGGCCGGCTGGACGATCGCCGATCTCGACCTGATCGAAGCCAATGAGGCGTTCGCCGCACAGGCGCTGTCGGTCGGCAAGGAGCTGGGCTGGGACGCAGACAAGGTCAACGTCAATGGCGGCGCGATCGCGATCGGCCACCCGATCGGCGCCTCGGGCGCCCGCGTTCTCACTACGCTTATCTATGAGATGCAGAAGCGCGACGCCAAGAAAGGCCTTGCCACGCTATGCATCGGCGGCGGCATGGGAATCGCGATGTGCATCGAGCGATAA
- a CDS encoding alpha/beta fold hydrolase: MFLALLRSETAASPERRAAALAGLRAYQDAPRPAPQPPMPAIARAGRATLRDYGGDGAPVVFVPSLINPPVVLDLDAENSLLRWLSRRGVRPLLVDWGTPTPDDRAQDVTTHVEQLLLPLLAALDRPPILVGYCLGGTMAIAAAVAAKAAGLVTIAAPWRFAGYGDALDPISALWDEAHATCEQLGLVPMEVLQSGFWQLDPKRTVAKFERFARLELASAEARAFVTLEDWANGGAPLPFAAGRELFDDFFVADLPGNGRWRIAGAPVDAEALGIPALSFVSTTDRIVPAASAARLGDVRELAMGHVGMIVGGRARAALWQPLADWLTALPAPR, encoded by the coding sequence TTGTTTCTGGCGCTGCTGCGCAGCGAAACTGCAGCATCGCCCGAACGACGCGCCGCAGCACTTGCCGGGCTGCGCGCCTATCAGGATGCGCCCCGCCCCGCGCCGCAGCCGCCGATGCCGGCGATTGCCCGGGCCGGCCGCGCGACGCTGCGCGACTATGGCGGAGACGGCGCGCCGGTGGTGTTCGTGCCGTCGCTGATCAATCCGCCGGTGGTGCTCGACCTCGACGCGGAGAATTCGCTGCTCCGCTGGCTTTCTCGGCGGGGCGTGCGGCCGCTGCTCGTCGACTGGGGAACCCCGACGCCCGACGATCGCGCGCAGGACGTCACCACGCATGTCGAGCAGCTGCTCCTGCCGCTGCTCGCCGCGCTCGATCGCCCGCCAATACTGGTCGGCTATTGCCTGGGCGGCACGATGGCGATCGCTGCGGCCGTCGCAGCCAAGGCTGCAGGGCTGGTCACCATCGCCGCGCCCTGGCGTTTCGCCGGCTATGGCGATGCGCTGGATCCGATCTCGGCGCTGTGGGACGAGGCGCATGCCACTTGCGAGCAGCTCGGCCTGGTGCCGATGGAAGTGCTGCAATCGGGCTTCTGGCAGCTCGATCCCAAACGCACGGTCGCCAAGTTCGAGCGCTTCGCGCGGCTCGAGCTCGCCAGCGCCGAGGCGCGCGCCTTCGTCACGCTCGAGGACTGGGCGAATGGCGGCGCGCCGCTCCCGTTTGCCGCGGGCCGCGAATTGTTCGACGACTTCTTCGTCGCCGACCTGCCCGGGAACGGCCGCTGGCGGATCGCGGGTGCGCCCGTCGATGCGGAAGCGCTCGGCATCCCGGCTCTGTCCTTCGTGTCGACCACCGATCGCATCGTCCCCGCCGCCAGCGCCGCGCGCCTCGGCGACGTGCGCGAGCTGGCAATGGGCCATGTCGGGATGATCGTCGGCGGACGCGCCCGCGCCGCGCTGTGGCAGCCGCTTGCGGACTGGCTAACCGCCCTCCCCGCCCCTAGATAA
- the phaR gene encoding polyhydroxyalkanoate synthesis repressor PhaR, translated as MKKAAAGSGPVIIKKYANRRLYNTETSSYITLDHLAAMTREGRDFKVVDAKTDEDITHNVLTQIIMEEESRGTSMLPVNFLRQLISLYGDSMQAMVPGYLEASMDSFRRNQEQFKSAVEGAFANSPFAEIAKRNMAMFEAAAEAFKPGAAGVPGAAAPTAAKPAEGGDDVSALKAELARLQDKIEKLAK; from the coding sequence ATGAAGAAAGCTGCTGCGGGCTCGGGTCCGGTTATCATCAAGAAATACGCGAACCGCCGACTCTACAACACCGAAACCTCGTCCTATATCACGCTCGACCATCTCGCAGCGATGACGCGCGAGGGGCGGGACTTCAAGGTGGTCGATGCCAAGACCGACGAGGACATCACGCACAACGTCCTCACCCAGATCATCATGGAAGAGGAATCGCGCGGCACGTCGATGCTGCCGGTCAATTTCCTGCGCCAGCTGATCTCGCTGTACGGCGATTCGATGCAGGCGATGGTGCCGGGCTATCTGGAAGCGTCGATGGACAGCTTCCGACGCAACCAGGAACAGTTCAAGTCGGCGGTCGAGGGCGCATTCGCCAATTCACCCTTCGCCGAGATCGCCAAGCGCAACATGGCGATGTTCGAAGCAGCGGCCGAAGCGTTCAAGCCGGGTGCGGCGGGCGTCCCCGGGGCGGCAGCCCCGACGGCGGCGAAGCCTGCCGAGGGCGGCGACGATGTTTCCGCGCTCAAGGCCGAACTGGCCCGGCTGCAGGACAAGATCGAGAAACTGGCGAAGTAG
- a CDS encoding methyl-accepting chemotaxis protein → MLSVLRDEVDTFASTSEEIAARTSLLALNAAIEAARSGEAGRGFSVVAQEVKALAQQARHASLEFRSEVRERLAMGAGIADEMVGEIEGTRLVELAQALIQNVTRHLYGRSVDLRVMASDAEVIAATLDPTPEKIAAAQARLAVFTRTSPYYLNAFVADRDGRIIICSDPNARVRQTNVANASQYLKAMGSSHPDQWYTDAVWQNPWSDHRAVLVFVTGIRERGAEGRPAGVFYVEFDWEERIPAIISDRSLFGEKEWGRTRISIVDEAARIVADSSGTRFGETIPLPAKAVRGAEARADTTIAFATAGSYHGFDGLGLRCVIEQKMISIEEIQASLGGLGTRKLA, encoded by the coding sequence TTGTTGTCCGTCCTTCGCGACGAGGTCGACACTTTCGCCAGCACGAGCGAGGAAATTGCCGCGCGCACCAGCCTCCTCGCGCTCAACGCCGCGATCGAGGCCGCCCGTTCGGGCGAGGCCGGCCGCGGCTTCTCGGTGGTCGCGCAAGAAGTGAAGGCGCTCGCCCAGCAGGCACGCCACGCCAGTCTGGAATTCCGCTCCGAAGTCCGCGAGCGCCTCGCAATGGGCGCCGGGATCGCCGACGAAATGGTCGGCGAGATTGAGGGCACCCGGCTGGTCGAGCTTGCGCAGGCGCTGATCCAGAACGTCACACGCCACCTTTACGGCCGCAGCGTCGACCTCCGGGTAATGGCGTCCGATGCCGAAGTAATTGCCGCAACGCTTGATCCGACCCCCGAGAAGATCGCGGCCGCGCAGGCGCGGCTCGCGGTGTTCACGCGCACCTCGCCTTATTATCTCAATGCCTTCGTCGCCGATCGCGACGGCCGCATCATCATCTGCTCGGACCCCAATGCGCGCGTCCGCCAAACCAATGTCGCCAACGCATCGCAATATCTGAAGGCGATGGGCAGCAGCCATCCCGATCAATGGTACACCGACGCAGTCTGGCAGAACCCGTGGTCGGATCACCGCGCGGTGCTCGTCTTCGTCACCGGCATCCGCGAACGCGGCGCCGAGGGCCGGCCCGCGGGCGTCTTCTATGTCGAGTTCGACTGGGAAGAGCGCATTCCGGCAATCATCTCCGACCGTTCGCTGTTCGGCGAGAAGGAATGGGGCCGCACCCGCATTTCGATCGTCGACGAGGCCGCGCGCATCGTCGCCGATTCCTCGGGCACTCGCTTCGGCGAGACCATCCCGCTGCCGGCAAAGGCCGTGCGCGGCGCCGAGGCGCGTGCCGACACCACGATCGCCTTCGCCACCGCGGGCAGCTATCACGGCTTCGACGGATTGGGCCTGCGCTGCGTCATCGAGCAGAAGATGATCAGCATCGAAGAGATCCAGGCCTCGCTGGGTGGACTGGGAACGCGCAAGCTCGCCTGA
- a CDS encoding class I SAM-dependent methyltransferase has protein sequence MRQTLTVFALLTTAVAVASVAAGEPKTQRNTIKDAVAATTRAPANVVRDKYRHPLETLSFFGVKPGHTVVEIWPGGGWYTEILAPLTAGKGTLYAAAPWPNGLKGVQGLQAKDAATYGKVKLAAFPWSEGQPKVADGTADVVLTFRNVHNWRMGNKQEGDYSPKAFAQMFAMLKPGGVLGIEDHRLPESASAEREKNSGYIKVSTVRRLAEQAGFKFVAASEANANPKDTTEWTDGVWTLPPTYALKDVDRAKYAAIGESDRMTLKFRKP, from the coding sequence ATGCGCCAGACCCTGACCGTGTTCGCTCTTCTCACGACGGCGGTCGCTGTCGCCAGCGTCGCGGCGGGAGAGCCCAAGACCCAGCGAAACACGATCAAGGACGCGGTGGCCGCGACGACTCGCGCACCTGCCAACGTCGTGCGCGACAAATATCGCCATCCGCTCGAGACGCTGAGCTTCTTCGGCGTAAAGCCGGGCCATACCGTGGTCGAGATCTGGCCCGGCGGCGGCTGGTACACCGAGATCCTTGCGCCGCTGACCGCCGGCAAGGGCACGCTCTATGCCGCCGCGCCTTGGCCGAACGGCCTGAAGGGCGTGCAGGGCCTTCAGGCCAAGGACGCCGCCACCTATGGCAAGGTGAAGCTTGCCGCTTTCCCGTGGAGCGAAGGCCAGCCCAAGGTCGCGGACGGCACCGCCGACGTCGTCCTCACCTTCCGCAACGTCCATAACTGGCGGATGGGCAACAAGCAGGAGGGCGATTATTCGCCCAAGGCATTCGCGCAGATGTTCGCGATGCTCAAGCCCGGTGGCGTGCTCGGCATCGAGGACCATCGCCTCCCCGAAAGCGCCAGCGCCGAGCGCGAGAAGAACAGTGGCTATATCAAGGTCTCGACCGTGCGCCGCCTGGCCGAACAGGCCGGCTTCAAGTTCGTCGCCGCATCCGAAGCCAATGCCAACCCGAAGGACACCACCGAGTGGACCGACGGCGTCTGGACGCTGCCGCCGACCTATGCCCTGAAGGACGTGGATCGGGCCAAGTATGCAGCGATCGGTGAGAGCGACCGAATGACGCTAAAGTTCAGGAAGCCCTGA
- a CDS encoding aspartyl protease family protein — protein sequence MLALLAPVVALAQLQPSTTLAPDTEARWIEFQLTPYNQLRFPITLDGHAAWAILDTGLSDTIVTSSFARTAGLKPAHRQRAVAIGGGVEVAWANAASIAFGGLTRSSGRVGIADPAGGIRFGADMLVGADILSCCALDIDYDARRFRILPSGRMPFLGDTAPLRRRSPNGVYQSEVTVAGKLLRPVIVDTGDGGSLTLSHTAWASTGYRGARITTTLGWGMGGPVVTDTLVVPSLAIADMAPREAELRIEGDGGFSASVGAAGRLGSGLLQRYRVLLDPRAGRMILQPGNTIAARVPRSTSGLLVEVSGTALRVVHVMRGSPAAGGGWKPGDQICAADGIAVADDIRDGTLEWTIGTPGRTVNIGLCDGTSRSLTLADFY from the coding sequence ATGCTCGCTTTGCTCGCTCCGGTCGTCGCGCTCGCCCAGCTCCAGCCGAGCACCACGCTCGCCCCGGACACCGAGGCGCGCTGGATCGAATTCCAGCTCACCCCGTACAATCAACTGCGCTTTCCAATCACGCTCGACGGCCATGCCGCATGGGCGATCCTCGACACCGGGCTCAGCGACACGATCGTCACCAGCAGCTTCGCGCGGACCGCGGGGCTGAAGCCGGCACACCGCCAGCGCGCGGTCGCAATCGGCGGCGGCGTCGAAGTCGCCTGGGCCAATGCCGCGTCAATCGCGTTCGGCGGCCTGACGCGTAGTTCGGGCCGCGTCGGCATCGCCGATCCGGCGGGGGGCATCCGTTTCGGCGCCGACATGCTGGTCGGCGCGGACATATTGTCCTGCTGCGCGCTCGACATCGACTATGACGCGCGCCGCTTCCGTATCCTGCCGAGCGGTCGCATGCCCTTCCTCGGCGACACCGCTCCGCTCCGCCGCAGGAGCCCGAACGGCGTCTACCAGTCCGAAGTCACCGTGGCGGGCAAGTTGCTCCGTCCGGTCATCGTGGATACCGGCGACGGCGGGTCGCTGACGCTCAGCCATACCGCCTGGGCATCGACCGGCTATCGCGGCGCGCGGATCACGACGACGCTCGGCTGGGGCATGGGCGGCCCGGTGGTCACCGACACGCTGGTCGTCCCCTCGCTCGCGATCGCCGACATGGCGCCGCGCGAAGCCGAACTGCGTATCGAGGGAGACGGCGGCTTCTCTGCCTCGGTCGGCGCGGCGGGCCGGCTCGGCTCGGGCCTGCTGCAGCGTTATCGCGTGCTGCTCGATCCCCGCGCCGGCCGGATGATCCTCCAGCCCGGAAATACCATCGCGGCGCGCGTCCCGCGCTCGACGAGCGGCCTGCTGGTCGAAGTCTCCGGCACGGCCCTGCGCGTCGTCCATGTCATGCGCGGCTCGCCGGCGGCAGGCGGCGGCTGGAAGCCCGGCGACCAGATCTGCGCCGCCGACGGCATCGCCGTGGCGGACGATATCCGGGACGGGACTTTGGAATGGACGATCGGCACGCCCGGACGCACGGTGAATATCGGCCTGTGCGACGGCACCAGCCGCAGCCTGACGCTGGCGGACTTCTACTGA
- a CDS encoding CpaF family protein, with protein MSAFGRRNGMGGGTAGGRPAFGVARPMQGPGPAPRPSDPMPMGGEQFPPLNSVPLPGAATPDPMEERDPSAGSLANSDAMQRLADRQASSGDAGNSRVEGFEASIHRIKEQVLPRLLERVDPEAAATLSKDELAEEFRPIIGEVLAELKLTLNRREQFALEKVLVDELLGLGPLEELLSDPAISDIMVNGPEQTYIERKGKLELANIQFRDEEHLFQIAQRICNSVGRRVDQTTPLADARLKDGSRVNVIVPPLSLRGTAISIRKFSAKPITLDMMANGGSMSQKMATMLKIAGASRFNVVISGGTGSGKTTMLNALSKMIDPGERVLTIEDAAELRLQQPHWLPLETRPPNLEGQGEITIRDLVKNALRMRPDRIILGEIRGSECFDMLSAMNTGHDGSMCTLHSNSPREALARMENMVMMSDIKVPKEAISRQIADSVDLIIQVKRLRDGSRRVTNVTEVIGMEGPVIVTQELFKFEYLDESADGKIIGEYRSMGLRPYTLDKAKQYGFDQAMLEACL; from the coding sequence ATGAGCGCTTTCGGACGACGCAACGGAATGGGTGGCGGCACAGCGGGCGGACGGCCTGCGTTCGGCGTCGCACGCCCGATGCAGGGCCCCGGGCCCGCGCCGCGGCCTTCGGATCCGATGCCGATGGGCGGCGAGCAGTTTCCGCCGCTGAACAGCGTTCCCCTCCCGGGTGCAGCCACGCCCGATCCGATGGAGGAGCGCGATCCGTCCGCGGGCAGCCTTGCCAACAGCGACGCGATGCAGCGGCTTGCCGATCGCCAGGCATCGTCCGGCGATGCCGGCAATTCGCGCGTCGAGGGCTTCGAGGCCTCGATCCACCGCATCAAGGAACAGGTGCTTCCGCGCCTGCTCGAACGAGTCGATCCCGAGGCCGCGGCGACGTTGTCCAAGGACGAGCTCGCCGAGGAATTCCGCCCGATCATCGGCGAAGTGCTCGCCGAGCTGAAGCTCACGCTCAACCGCCGCGAACAGTTCGCCCTCGAAAAGGTGCTCGTCGACGAGCTGCTCGGTCTCGGGCCGCTCGAGGAATTGCTCTCCGATCCGGCCATCTCGGATATCATGGTCAACGGCCCCGAGCAGACCTACATCGAGCGCAAGGGCAAACTCGAGCTCGCCAACATCCAGTTCCGCGACGAGGAGCATCTGTTCCAGATCGCCCAGCGCATCTGCAACTCGGTCGGCCGCCGCGTCGATCAGACCACGCCGCTTGCCGACGCCCGCCTCAAGGACGGTAGCCGCGTCAACGTGATCGTGCCGCCGCTCTCCTTGCGCGGCACCGCGATCTCGATTCGTAAATTCTCGGCCAAGCCGATCACGCTCGACATGATGGCGAACGGCGGATCGATGTCGCAGAAAATGGCGACGATGCTCAAGATCGCCGGGGCCAGCCGCTTCAACGTGGTCATCTCCGGCGGCACCGGCTCGGGCAAGACGACGATGCTCAACGCCCTGTCGAAGATGATCGACCCGGGCGAGCGCGTGCTCACCATCGAGGACGCCGCCGAGCTTCGTCTGCAGCAGCCGCACTGGCTGCCGCTCGAAACGCGTCCGCCCAACCTCGAGGGTCAGGGCGAGATCACCATCCGCGATCTGGTCAAGAACGCGCTGCGTATGCGCCCCGATCGCATCATCCTCGGCGAAATTCGTGGATCCGAGTGCTTCGACATGCTCTCGGCGATGAACACCGGTCACGATGGCTCGATGTGCACCCTTCACTCCAACTCTCCGCGCGAGGCGCTCGCCCGTATGGAGAACATGGTGATGATGTCGGACATCAAGGTGCCCAAGGAAGCGATCTCGCGCCAGATCGCCGACTCGGTGGATCTGATCATCCAGGTCAAGCGCCTCCGCGACGGTTCGCGCCGCGTGACCAACGTCACCGAAGTGATCGGCATGGAAGGCCCCGTCATCGTGACGCAGGAGCTGTTCAAGTTCGAGTATCTGGACGAGAGCGCCGACGGCAAGATCATCGGCGAATACCGTTCGATGGGCCTGCGCCCCTATACGCTCGACAAGGCGAAGCAATATGGCTTCGATCAGGCGATGCTCGAGGCTTGTCTCTAA